Proteins from one Triticum aestivum cultivar Chinese Spring chromosome 7A, IWGSC CS RefSeq v2.1, whole genome shotgun sequence genomic window:
- the LOC123149178 gene encoding BTB/POZ and MATH domain-containing protein 1-like, translated as MATTCTVLTGAVRAVKLLKVDSFRLAYKTMREGEFLRTSWNVDGHDVEIRWYPGTAMAPVELVFLTKTASTCNVRASFGCLLVHPRLPQPHNGNEEKTVWHVFKHPKDCSLRVSLVDQTSRQGDYLTVQCTVTILKELAYTTTTVPAPASNMHQHFRELLRNGTGADVTFLVSGKAFAAHKLVLAARSPVFMAEFFGDMKEKSSRRVEIKDMEATVFGALLEFIYTDNVPELPSQKKKNVPELDRELEAVATMAQHLLAAADRYGIDRLKIMCEGKLIGGITVDTAATTLALAEQHNCPHLKEKCVEFIISTPAILDAVVATEGSKHLEASCPSALTSIVLSTRGRRN; from the coding sequence ATGGCGACCACCTGCACGGTCCTCACCGGCGCCGTGCGTGCCGTGAAGCTGCTCAAGGTCGACAGTTTCCGCCTGGCGTACAAGACCATGCGCGAAGGTGAGTTCCTCAGAACCAGCTGGAACGTCGACGGCCACGACGTCGAAATCCGGTGGTACCCTGGGACAGCGATGGCACCGGTCGAGCTCGTGTTCCTCACCAAAACTGCAAGCACCTGCAACGTGAGGGCGAGCTTTGGCTGTCTCCTGGTACACCCGAGGCTGCCGCAGCCGCACAATGGCAACGAAGAAAAGACCGTGTGGCATGTGTTCAAGCATCCCAAGGACTGTTCGCTTCGAGTCTCGCTTGTGGACCAGACTTCACGCCAAGGAGACTACTTGACCGTCCAGTGCACCGTCACGATTCTGAAGGAGCTCGCTTATACGACAACGACGGTGCCTGCGCCGGCATCCAACATGCACCAGCACTTCCGGGAGCTCCTGCGGAACGGGACGGGAGCAGACGTCACGTTCCTCGTCTCCGGCAAGGCCTTCGCCGCGCACAAGCTCGTGCTGGCCGCGAGATCCCCGGTCTTCATGGCCGAGTTCTTCGGGGACATGAAGGAGAAGAGCTCCCGGCGCGTGGAGATCAAGGACATGGAGGCAACCGTGTTCGGGGCGCTGCTGGAGTTTATCTACACCGACAATGTTCCTGAACTtccttcgcaaaaaaaaaaaaatgttCCTGAACTTGACCGGGAGCTGGAGGCCGTGGCGACGATGGCTCAGCATCTGCTTGCGGCGGCTGACAGGTACGGGATTGACAGGCTCAAAATTATGTGCGAGGGCAAGCTCATCGGTGGCATCACTGTCGACACGGCGGCGACTACTTTGGCTTTGGCAGAGCAGCACAATTGCCCGCACCTCAAGGAGAAGTGTGTCGAGTTTATCATCAGTACTCCTGCGATCCTTGACGCCGTGGTGGCGACGGAGGGGTCTAAGCATCTGGAGGCAAGCTGCCCTTCTGCGCTCACTAGCATTGTCCTGTCTACGCGTGGGAGAAGGAACTGA